From the Desulfovibrio sp. JY genome, one window contains:
- a CDS encoding HAD family phosphatase: MDHVINGLCPPDTVLFDFGGVLAEEGFFKGLTAIAEQAGRDPATVVPVAYEMAWSTGFVVGGCDEAGFWQAFREATGIAGDDAALTEMVLSRFTPRPFMFAIVDAARAAGMKTAILSDQTTWLPRLDAKYDVFSHFDAVFNSYDHGVTKRDAAFFELALDHLGSAPAASIFIDDAPRNVDLAASLGLRAILYTDKVAFLRDLAAVCPLFGALHV; encoded by the coding sequence TTGGACCACGTGATAAACGGGCTTTGCCCGCCGGATACGGTGCTTTTCGATTTTGGCGGCGTGCTGGCCGAAGAGGGCTTTTTCAAGGGACTCACAGCCATTGCCGAACAGGCCGGGCGTGATCCGGCGACGGTCGTGCCCGTGGCCTACGAGATGGCCTGGAGCACGGGGTTTGTCGTCGGCGGCTGCGACGAGGCCGGATTCTGGCAGGCGTTTCGCGAGGCCACGGGCATTGCCGGCGACGACGCGGCGCTCACCGAGATGGTGCTTTCGCGTTTTACGCCCCGGCCCTTCATGTTCGCCATTGTCGACGCGGCCCGGGCCGCCGGCATGAAAACCGCCATCTTGAGCGACCAGACCACCTGGCTGCCCCGGCTCGACGCCAAGTACGACGTCTTTTCCCATTTCGACGCGGTGTTCAACAGTTATGATCACGGCGTGACCAAACGGGACGCGGCTTTTTTCGAGCTGGCCCTGGACCATCTCGGCAGCGCGCCCGCCGCCTCGATTTTTATTGACGACGCGCCGCGGAACGTGGATCTTGCCGCCTCGCTCGGCCTTCGTGCCATCCTCTATACGGACAAGGTCGCCTTTTTGCGTGACCTCGCCGCCGTCTGTCCGCTGTTTGGAGCCCTCCATGTATAA
- a CDS encoding phosphatidylserine decarboxylase family protein, producing the protein MYNPLCGLARDGLPIIGLFALAALVCALLRWPVPAVILLAATAFSLNFFRDPDRFPPSGCGLAVAPADGVVCKLGEAPDPLSGETRQVVCIFMNVFNVHVNRSPIDATVSEVRYIPGKFFNASFDKASTDNERNILSLTDADGGKWSVVQIAGLIARRIVCKAAPGDRLSRGERYGMIKFGSRLDVYLPRGYHPAVTMGQKTTAGVTVLAKKDD; encoded by the coding sequence ATGTATAATCCCCTCTGCGGCCTGGCCCGCGACGGTCTGCCGATCATCGGCCTTTTCGCCCTGGCCGCGCTCGTGTGCGCCTTGCTGCGCTGGCCGGTGCCGGCCGTGATCCTGCTTGCGGCCACCGCCTTTTCGCTGAATTTCTTCCGCGACCCCGACCGGTTTCCCCCGAGCGGCTGCGGACTGGCCGTGGCCCCGGCCGACGGCGTGGTGTGCAAGCTCGGCGAGGCTCCCGATCCCCTTTCCGGCGAGACGCGGCAGGTGGTGTGCATCTTCATGAACGTGTTCAACGTCCACGTGAACCGGTCGCCCATCGACGCCACGGTGTCGGAAGTGCGCTACATCCCCGGCAAATTTTTCAATGCCTCCTTCGACAAGGCCTCCACGGACAACGAGCGCAACATCCTTTCCCTCACCGATGCCGACGGCGGGAAATGGTCGGTGGTCCAGATCGCGGGGCTCATCGCCCGACGCATCGTGTGCAAGGCCGCCCCGGGGGACAGGCTTTCGCGCGGCGAGCGCTACGGCATGATCAAGTTCGGGTCCCGGCTTGACGTCTATTTGCCGCGTGGTTATCATCCAGCCGTGACAATGGGGCAGAAAACCACGGCCGGCGTCACGGTCCTGGCGAAAAAAGACGACTAG
- the pssA gene encoding CDP-diacylglycerol--serine O-phosphatidyltransferase, with product MEEKMTQSRARRSVYILPNLFTTASLFAGFLGALWAIEGRFDMTALAILFSCLFDGLDGKVARLTGTSSDFGVQFDSLSDLVAFGVTPAILVYQWQLSQFGRLGILAAFMLVACGALRLARFNVMSGATSSSKKFFIGLPIPAAGCMIALFFMFERYLPDDFAAVVIPKVCLILVYLLSFLMVSRVRYASFKEFGLVKAHPFSAMVTAMLLFVVVASEPWLIGFLLFTAYLISGPIYTYFILPRRAKLREPLQELS from the coding sequence ATGGAAGAAAAAATGACCCAGAGTCGGGCGCGCAGGAGCGTGTATATCCTGCCCAACCTGTTTACCACGGCGAGCCTTTTCGCCGGGTTTCTGGGTGCGCTTTGGGCCATCGAGGGCAGGTTCGACATGACCGCCCTGGCCATTCTCTTCTCCTGCCTCTTCGACGGCCTCGACGGCAAGGTGGCCCGGCTCACCGGCACCAGCAGCGATTTCGGCGTCCAGTTCGATTCGCTCTCCGACCTTGTCGCCTTCGGCGTGACCCCGGCGATTCTCGTCTACCAATGGCAGCTGTCCCAGTTCGGCCGGCTCGGCATCCTGGCGGCGTTCATGCTTGTGGCCTGCGGCGCCTTGCGCCTGGCCCGGTTCAACGTCATGTCCGGGGCGACGTCGTCCTCCAAGAAGTTCTTCATCGGGCTGCCCATTCCGGCCGCCGGCTGCATGATCGCGCTCTTTTTCATGTTCGAGCGCTATCTGCCCGACGATTTCGCCGCCGTCGTCATTCCCAAAGTCTGCCTTATCCTCGTCTACCTCCTGTCCTTTCTCATGGTCAGCCGTGTGCGCTACGCCTCCTTCAAGGAATTCGGGCTGGTCAAGGCCCATCCCTTCAGCGCCATGGTCACGGCCATGCTCCTCTTCGTGGTCGTCGCCTCCGAGCCCTGGCTCATCGGCTTCCTGCTCTTCACGGCCTACCTCATCTCCGGTCCCATCTACACCTATTTCATTCTGCCGCGCCGCGCCAAGCTACGGGAGCCCCTCCAGGAGCTCTCATAA
- a CDS encoding 2-isopropylmalate synthase yields MPDNNRVFIFDTTLRDGEQSPGATMTREEKIRMARQLETLGVDVIEAGFPAASIGDFESVAAIAQTVTKPVVAALCRALPADIDRGYEAIKSAKRKRIHTFLATSPLHMEHKLGKTPEQVLQMAVAAVKHAVSKGDAEVQFSAEDASRSERDFLAKVCTEVIAAGATIINIPDTVGYAQPGEFADLIRFLLSTVPGADKVTFAVHCHNDLGLGVANTLAALEAGARQAEVTLSGIGERAGNASLEQVVMALNTRPNYYHLDTGIVTEEIFPSCRRLSGIIGQPIPPYAPVIGRNAFAHESGIHQHGVLKDRRTYEIMTAESIGRKGAVVVLGKHSGRHALDAKVKELNYTLNDDELKIVFDAVKDLADRKQNILDEDIEALILEKVLRRPDHFALRHISVHCGNVELAPMAVVQMLVDGKEVRRYASGSGPVDASFHAVCDAVGRKPELEEFHINAITGGTDAQGEVTVRVREGAATSIGRGVHDDVIMASTLAFINALNRLAKKE; encoded by the coding sequence ATGCCCGACAACAACAGGGTATTCATTTTTGATACCACGCTCCGGGACGGCGAACAGTCGCCCGGGGCCACCATGACCCGCGAGGAAAAAATCCGCATGGCCCGCCAGCTCGAAACGCTCGGCGTGGACGTGATCGAGGCCGGATTCCCGGCCGCCAGCATCGGCGATTTCGAGTCTGTTGCCGCCATTGCCCAAACCGTGACCAAGCCTGTGGTGGCCGCGCTTTGCCGGGCTTTGCCGGCGGATATCGACCGGGGCTACGAGGCCATAAAGAGCGCCAAGCGCAAGCGTATCCACACGTTTCTGGCCACCTCGCCTCTGCACATGGAGCACAAGCTCGGCAAAACGCCGGAGCAGGTGCTCCAAATGGCCGTGGCCGCCGTCAAACACGCGGTGTCCAAGGGCGATGCCGAGGTCCAGTTCTCGGCCGAGGACGCCTCGCGCTCGGAACGGGACTTTCTGGCCAAGGTCTGCACGGAGGTCATCGCGGCCGGGGCGACCATCATCAACATCCCGGACACCGTGGGCTATGCCCAGCCCGGCGAATTCGCCGACCTCATCCGCTTTTTGCTCTCCACCGTGCCGGGCGCGGACAAGGTGACCTTCGCCGTCCACTGCCACAACGATCTGGGCCTTGGCGTGGCCAACACCCTGGCCGCCCTGGAAGCCGGGGCGCGGCAGGCCGAGGTGACGCTTTCCGGCATCGGCGAGCGGGCCGGCAACGCCTCCCTCGAACAGGTCGTCATGGCGCTCAATACCCGCCCCAACTACTATCATCTGGACACCGGCATCGTGACCGAGGAGATTTTCCCCTCCTGCCGTCGTCTGTCCGGCATCATCGGCCAGCCGATCCCGCCCTATGCGCCGGTCATCGGCCGCAACGCCTTTGCCCACGAGTCCGGCATCCACCAGCACGGCGTGCTCAAGGATCGCCGCACCTACGAGATCATGACCGCCGAAAGCATCGGCCGCAAAGGCGCGGTGGTGGTGCTCGGCAAGCATTCCGGCCGCCATGCCCTGGACGCCAAGGTCAAGGAACTCAATTATACGCTCAACGATGACGAACTGAAAATCGTCTTCGACGCGGTCAAGGATCTGGCCGACCGCAAGCAGAACATCCTCGACGAGGACATCGAGGCGCTCATCCTCGAAAAGGTCCTGCGCCGGCCCGACCATTTCGCCCTGCGCCACATCTCCGTGCACTGTGGCAACGTGGAGCTTGCCCCCATGGCCGTGGTCCAGATGCTCGTGGACGGCAAGGAAGTGCGCCGGTACGCCTCCGGCTCCGGCCCGGTCGACGCCTCGTTTCACGCCGTGTGCGACGCCGTCGGCCGCAAGCCCGAGCTCGAGGAATTCCACATCAACGCCATCACCGGCGGCACCGACGCCCAGGGCGAGGTGACCGTTCGCGTGCGCGAAGGGGCGGCCACGTCCATTGGCCGAGGTGTCCACGATGATGTCATCATGGCCAGCACCCTGGCTTTCATCAATGCCCTCAACCGGTTGGCCAAAAAGGAGTAG
- the leuC gene encoding 3-isopropylmalate dehydratase large subunit — MPATLAEKLLQAHSDEQVTGPGQIVRCRLSLVLANDITAPLAIKSFKKMGATAVFDKDKVAIVADHFTPNKDIASAEQVKVCREFAKEMGITHYYEGGNVGVEHALLPELGLVGPGDVVIGADSHTCTYGGLGAFATGMGSTDIAGGMALGETWFKVPPTIQVVLTGTLGKYVGGKDLMLALIGTIGVSGALYKALEFTGPLASELSVEGRMTMSNMAIEAGGKVGLFVADAKTLDFAAKAGRTGDVPLAADPGATYERTVTIDATGMEVQIACPHLPENVKPVSEVAGLRIDQAVIGSCTNGRIEDLRQAAAILKGKKVSRDVRCIVLPATPTIWRQALAEGLIEIFMDAGCVVGPATCGPCLGGHMGILAGGERAIATTNRNFKGRMGSLESEVYLSGPAAAAAAAIAGEIIDPAKV; from the coding sequence ATGCCCGCAACGTTAGCAGAAAAACTTCTCCAGGCGCACAGCGACGAACAGGTCACCGGCCCCGGACAGATCGTGCGCTGCCGGCTGTCCCTGGTCCTGGCCAACGACATCACCGCGCCGCTCGCCATCAAGTCCTTCAAGAAGATGGGCGCCACCGCCGTCTTCGACAAGGACAAGGTGGCCATCGTGGCCGACCACTTCACGCCCAACAAGGACATTGCCTCGGCCGAGCAGGTGAAGGTCTGCCGCGAATTCGCCAAGGAGATGGGCATTACCCATTACTACGAGGGCGGCAATGTCGGCGTCGAACACGCGCTCTTGCCGGAACTCGGCCTTGTCGGCCCGGGCGACGTGGTCATCGGCGCGGACTCCCATACCTGCACCTACGGCGGCCTCGGGGCCTTTGCCACGGGCATGGGTTCCACGGACATCGCCGGCGGCATGGCCCTTGGCGAAACCTGGTTCAAGGTGCCGCCCACCATCCAGGTCGTGCTGACCGGCACGCTCGGCAAGTACGTCGGCGGCAAGGACCTGATGCTGGCCCTGATCGGGACCATCGGCGTCTCCGGCGCGCTCTACAAGGCCCTGGAATTCACCGGCCCGTTGGCCTCGGAGCTTTCCGTCGAGGGCCGCATGACCATGTCCAACATGGCCATCGAGGCCGGCGGCAAGGTCGGGCTTTTCGTCGCCGACGCCAAGACCCTGGACTTCGCCGCCAAGGCCGGTCGTACGGGCGATGTGCCCCTGGCCGCCGATCCGGGCGCAACCTACGAGCGCACCGTGACCATCGACGCCACCGGCATGGAAGTGCAGATCGCCTGCCCGCACCTGCCGGAAAACGTCAAGCCCGTGTCCGAAGTGGCCGGGCTGCGCATCGACCAGGCCGTCATCGGCTCCTGCACCAACGGCCGTATCGAGGACCTGCGCCAGGCCGCCGCGATCCTCAAGGGCAAGAAGGTCTCCCGCGATGTGCGCTGCATCGTGCTGCCGGCCACGCCTACGATCTGGCGTCAGGCCCTGGCCGAGGGGCTCATCGAGATCTTCATGGACGCCGGCTGCGTGGTCGGTCCCGCCACCTGCGGGCCGTGCCTCGGCGGCCATATGGGCATCCTGGCCGGCGGAGAGCGGGCCATCGCCACCACCAACCGCAACTTCAAGGGCCGCATGGGCAGTCTCGAAAGCGAAGTCTACCTGTCCGGCCCGGCCGCTGCCGCTGCTGCCGCCATCGCCGGCGAGATCATCGACCCGGCCAAGGTGTGA
- a CDS encoding 3-isopropylmalate dehydratase small subunit, producing MYHGKAHKVGAHIDTDAIIPARFLVTTDMAELGANCMEGLEPGWIKRVNKGDIMVAGENFGCGSSREHAPVAILGAGIPVVIAHSFARIFYRNSFNMGLILLEIGDDVARISEGDELKVDADTGVIENLTTGEKIQCKPVPPFMKGILDAGGLVPYVKERLAARA from the coding sequence ATGTACCATGGCAAGGCGCACAAGGTCGGGGCGCATATCGACACCGACGCCATCATACCGGCCCGGTTCCTGGTCACCACGGATATGGCCGAGCTTGGGGCCAATTGCATGGAGGGCCTGGAGCCCGGCTGGATCAAGCGGGTCAATAAGGGCGACATCATGGTCGCCGGCGAGAACTTCGGCTGTGGCTCCTCGCGCGAGCATGCGCCCGTCGCCATCTTGGGCGCGGGCATCCCGGTCGTCATCGCCCACAGCTTCGCCCGCATCTTCTACCGCAACAGCTTCAACATGGGGCTGATTCTGCTCGAGATCGGCGACGACGTGGCCAGGATCAGCGAAGGCGACGAACTTAAGGTCGATGCCGACACCGGCGTCATCGAAAACCTGACCACGGGCGAAAAAATCCAGTGCAAGCCCGTGCCGCCCTTCATGAAGGGCATCCTCGACGCCGGCGGCCTCGTGCCCTACGTCAAGGAACGCCTCGCGGCGCGTGCGTAG
- the leuB gene encoding 3-isopropylmalate dehydrogenase, translating into MRYNICVMPGDGIGPEIVAEAMKVLKAAGKKHGLEFGFTEAVIGGAAIDATGGPLPEKTVAACKAADAVLLGAVGGPQWDTLDPAIRPEKGLLGIRKALGLFANLRPAKLFPELAAACCLRPDIVGNGLDVMVVRELTGGAYFGEPRGIEERGGEKVGFNTMVYGEHEVRRIAKVGFETARKRRGKLCSVDKANVLDVSRLWRAVVLEVAKDYPDVELSHMYVDNAAMQLVRDPSQFDVIVTENLFGDILSDEAAVITGSIGMLPSASLGEGNPGLYEPIHGSAPDIAGQDKANPLATILSVAMMLKHSFNEAAAADAIEAACAKVLAEGYRTGDIMEPGKTLVGCKAMGDLVVERLA; encoded by the coding sequence ATGCGTTACAATATCTGTGTGATGCCGGGAGACGGCATTGGTCCGGAGATCGTGGCCGAGGCCATGAAGGTGTTGAAAGCGGCGGGCAAAAAGCATGGCCTGGAATTTGGATTTACCGAGGCGGTGATCGGCGGCGCGGCCATCGACGCCACGGGAGGCCCGTTGCCTGAAAAGACTGTTGCCGCCTGCAAGGCGGCCGATGCGGTGCTTCTGGGCGCGGTCGGCGGTCCCCAGTGGGACACGCTTGATCCGGCCATCCGCCCGGAGAAGGGCCTGCTTGGCATCCGCAAGGCGCTCGGGCTTTTCGCCAACCTGCGTCCGGCCAAGCTTTTCCCCGAGCTTGCCGCCGCCTGCTGCCTGCGCCCGGACATCGTGGGCAACGGTCTTGACGTCATGGTGGTGCGGGAACTCACGGGCGGGGCCTATTTCGGCGAGCCGCGCGGCATTGAGGAGCGCGGCGGCGAGAAGGTGGGGTTCAACACCATGGTGTACGGCGAGCACGAAGTGCGCCGCATCGCCAAGGTCGGTTTCGAGACGGCCCGGAAGCGGCGTGGCAAGCTGTGCTCCGTGGACAAGGCCAACGTGCTCGACGTTTCGCGTCTGTGGCGCGCCGTGGTCCTGGAAGTGGCCAAGGACTATCCCGACGTGGAGCTTTCGCACATGTACGTGGACAACGCGGCCATGCAGCTCGTGCGCGATCCGTCCCAGTTCGACGTCATCGTGACCGAGAACCTGTTTGGCGACATCCTGTCAGACGAGGCGGCGGTCATCACCGGTTCCATCGGCATGCTGCCTTCGGCCTCGCTTGGCGAAGGCAATCCGGGCCTGTACGAGCCTATCCACGGCTCGGCTCCGGACATCGCCGGCCAGGACAAGGCCAATCCGCTGGCCACCATCCTGTCCGTGGCCATGATGCTCAAGCACTCCTTCAACGAGGCCGCGGCGGCCGACGCCATCGAGGCGGCCTGCGCCAAGGTGCTGGCCGAGGGGTATCGCACGGGCGACATCATGGAACCCGGCAAGACGCTCGTCGGCTGCAAGGCCATGGGCGATCTGGTGGTGGAGCGGCTGGCCTAA
- a CDS encoding ABC-F family ATP-binding cassette domain-containing protein: MAKVSLQNLSKSYGGYDLFKDFSLEIPGGTRLAVVGQNGAGKSTLLKLIAGVSEPDGGKVALSTGARLGYVAQDMDEADLGMGLLAWVMAALPSWKEFWARYDAAVAAGDKAAMDALAHEQASLEHTLGYNPEHRAKTILTGLGFEEKQQAGPLSALSGGWRERAKLARVLTAGADVLLLDEPTNHLDLEAVSWLESFLCAFPGVLIFVAHDRIFLDRVATHTLFMGDVKPIWRPGSFSEFLVWREEMDKQWERQAAAIDNKIKQHSAFVDRFRYKATKARQAQSKLKNVDKLEKEMAALKSERPDVRAKTLNFTLPEPEKSDKTVAAAADLAYTYPGRDPIWPPLTFQLFRGQKVALVGHNGAGKTTLLKLVVGALKPLAGRVLLGTGVKLGYFSQHQTEVLQKDALVMSEMKRMAGPRATHLEVCSILGLFLLGEDYWERRVSELSGGEKSRLVLAGLFSARANFLVLDEPTNHLDLESREALVRALSEYSGAILMVAHDRYLLREVAAEVWSVGEDGITVYEDGFAGYEAAQAGQMQENACLVDEAAEPTKASPTKASRQEDKERKRRVAEQRNTLYRDIKPKRDAYDKLEAELETLLAKQSEVEAVMADPETYAKRELFSQLSKEYGTLSHASEELLARMAVLEEEIADLEARRAALLESA; the protein is encoded by the coding sequence ATGGCCAAAGTCAGTCTGCAAAATCTTTCCAAGTCCTACGGCGGCTACGATCTCTTCAAGGATTTCTCCCTGGAGATTCCCGGCGGCACGCGGTTGGCCGTTGTTGGCCAAAACGGCGCGGGCAAGTCCACGCTCCTGAAACTCATCGCCGGGGTCTCCGAACCCGACGGCGGCAAGGTGGCGCTCTCCACCGGCGCGCGCCTGGGCTACGTGGCCCAGGACATGGACGAGGCCGACCTCGGCATGGGACTTCTCGCCTGGGTCATGGCCGCGCTGCCGTCGTGGAAGGAATTCTGGGCCCGCTACGACGCGGCCGTGGCCGCCGGGGACAAGGCCGCCATGGACGCCCTGGCCCATGAGCAGGCGAGCCTGGAGCATACGCTGGGCTACAATCCCGAGCACCGGGCCAAGACCATCCTGACCGGGCTTGGCTTCGAGGAGAAGCAGCAGGCCGGGCCTTTGTCGGCGCTTTCCGGCGGCTGGCGGGAGCGGGCCAAGCTGGCCCGGGTGCTGACGGCCGGGGCCGACGTGCTGCTCCTTGACGAACCCACCAACCACCTGGACCTTGAGGCCGTGTCCTGGCTCGAATCGTTTCTGTGCGCCTTTCCCGGCGTGCTCATCTTCGTGGCCCACGACCGGATTTTTCTCGACCGGGTGGCGACGCACACGCTGTTCATGGGCGATGTGAAGCCCATTTGGCGTCCAGGCTCTTTTTCCGAGTTCCTGGTCTGGCGCGAGGAGATGGACAAGCAGTGGGAGCGGCAGGCTGCGGCCATCGACAACAAGATCAAGCAGCACAGCGCCTTTGTCGATCGTTTTCGCTACAAGGCCACCAAGGCCCGGCAGGCCCAAAGCAAGCTCAAGAACGTGGACAAGCTGGAAAAGGAGATGGCGGCGCTCAAAAGCGAGCGGCCGGACGTGCGGGCCAAGACCCTCAATTTCACCCTGCCCGAGCCCGAGAAGTCCGACAAGACCGTGGCCGCCGCCGCCGACCTGGCCTATACCTATCCCGGCCGGGACCCCATCTGGCCGCCGCTGACCTTTCAGCTTTTTCGCGGCCAGAAAGTGGCGCTGGTCGGGCACAACGGCGCGGGCAAAACCACGCTGTTGAAGCTGGTGGTCGGGGCGCTTAAGCCCCTTGCCGGCCGCGTCCTTCTCGGCACGGGCGTCAAGCTCGGCTATTTCAGCCAGCACCAGACCGAGGTGCTGCAAAAAGACGCCCTGGTCATGTCCGAAATGAAGCGCATGGCCGGCCCCAGGGCCACCCATCTGGAAGTCTGCTCCATCCTGGGGTTGTTTCTTTTGGGCGAGGATTACTGGGAGCGGCGGGTGTCCGAGCTTTCCGGCGGCGAGAAATCGCGGCTGGTGCTGGCCGGGCTTTTTTCGGCCCGGGCCAACTTTCTGGTGCTCGACGAACCCACCAACCACCTGGACCTGGAAAGCCGCGAAGCGCTGGTGCGGGCGCTTTCCGAGTACTCGGGGGCCATTCTCATGGTCGCCCACGACCGCTATCTGCTGCGCGAGGTGGCGGCCGAGGTCTGGTCCGTCGGCGAGGACGGCATCACCGTTTATGAAGACGGCTTCGCCGGTTACGAGGCCGCCCAGGCCGGGCAAATGCAGGAAAACGCCTGCCTTGTGGACGAAGCCGCGGAGCCGACCAAGGCCTCACCCACCAAGGCCTCCCGTCAGGAGGACAAGGAACGCAAGCGCCGCGTGGCCGAGCAGCGAAACACGCTCTACCGCGACATCAAGCCCAAGCGCGATGCCTACGACAAGCTTGAGGCCGAGCTGGAAACGCTTCTCGCCAAGCAGTCCGAGGTGGAGGCCGTCATGGCCGATCCCGAGACCTATGCGAAGCGTGAGCTTTTTTCCCAGCTCAGCAAGGAATACGGGACCCTGTCCCATGCGTCCGAGGAACTGCTCGCCCGCATGGCGGTCCTGGAAGAGGAAATCGCCGACCTGGAGGCCCGACGGGCCGCCTTGCTGGAGTCCGCATGA
- a CDS encoding (deoxy)nucleoside triphosphate pyrophosphohydrolase — protein MNCAPKNVTVVAAIIWKDGRYLGVKRPEGKPMAGEYEFPGGKVEPDESIRAALMRELSEELDITPTAIAFFKEKEHAYLHIAVHLHFFHIRAYEGEIKPLEGQEMEWLTPQEGASRPFLEADKEIVEQLAVLGDAVLQ, from the coding sequence ATGAACTGTGCGCCGAAGAACGTGACGGTCGTTGCCGCCATCATCTGGAAGGATGGTCGGTATCTGGGGGTCAAGCGCCCCGAAGGCAAACCCATGGCCGGGGAGTACGAATTCCCGGGCGGCAAGGTCGAGCCCGACGAATCCATCCGGGCCGCCCTGATGCGGGAATTAAGTGAAGAATTGGACATAACCCCTACCGCAATTGCCTTTTTCAAGGAAAAAGAGCATGCCTACCTCCATATTGCGGTGCATTTGCACTTTTTCCATATCCGGGCTTACGAGGGTGAGATCAAACCCCTGGAAGGCCAGGAAATGGAATGGCTGACGCCGCAGGAGGGCGCATCGAGACCTTTTCTCGAAGCGGACAAGGAGATTGTGGAGCAACTGGCGGTCCTCGGCGACGCCGTCTTGCAGTAA
- the metF gene encoding methylenetetrahydrofolate reductase [NAD(P)H] yields MRIKELIQAKRPFVSLEFFPPKQREAWVGFFEVVERLLPVHPLFVSVTYGAGGSTHAHTLEIVSRLKTAYGLEPMAHLTCVGASREKIRGFLDALAEAGVDNVLALRGDPPKGQGDFVPDSDDFQHASDLVSFIRQERPGLGIGVAGYPECHPAAVSPEADLEFLRQKICLGGDFVVSQLFFDNDAYFGFVDKCRAAGIDVPIIPGVLPVMSLASIKRLVGLCGAHLPPAYLAELERADAAGGNAAVAEAGIAYARKQAQDLIARGAPGVHLYTLNKAEAVLSIVAGLDL; encoded by the coding sequence GTGCGCATCAAGGAGCTTATCCAGGCGAAGCGGCCTTTCGTGTCCCTGGAATTTTTTCCGCCCAAGCAGCGTGAGGCCTGGGTCGGCTTTTTCGAGGTGGTGGAGCGGCTCCTTCCGGTCCATCCCCTGTTCGTGTCCGTGACCTACGGCGCGGGCGGCAGCACCCATGCCCATACCCTGGAGATCGTCTCCCGGCTCAAGACCGCCTACGGCCTCGAGCCCATGGCCCATCTGACCTGCGTCGGGGCCAGCCGGGAAAAGATTCGGGGATTTTTGGACGCCCTGGCCGAGGCCGGTGTCGACAACGTGCTGGCCTTGCGGGGTGATCCGCCCAAGGGCCAGGGGGATTTCGTTCCCGATTCCGACGACTTCCAACACGCGTCCGACCTGGTGTCGTTTATCCGCCAGGAACGTCCCGGGCTCGGCATCGGCGTGGCCGGGTATCCCGAGTGCCATCCCGCGGCCGTCTCGCCCGAAGCCGACCTGGAATTTTTGCGCCAAAAGATCTGTCTGGGCGGCGACTTCGTGGTCAGCCAGCTTTTTTTCGACAACGACGCCTATTTCGGCTTCGTGGACAAGTGCCGCGCCGCCGGCATCGACGTGCCGATCATACCGGGCGTGCTGCCGGTGATGAGCCTTGCCAGCATCAAGCGGTTGGTCGGGCTGTGCGGGGCCCATCTGCCGCCGGCCTATCTGGCCGAACTCGAACGGGCCGACGCGGCCGGCGGCAATGCGGCCGTGGCCGAAGCGGGCATCGCCTACGCGCGCAAGCAGGCGCAGGACCTCATTGCCCGGGGCGCGCCGGGGGTGCATCTCTACACCCTCAACAAGGCCGAGGCTGTGCTGTCCATCGTGGCCGGTCTCGATCTGTAA